The nucleotide window aataaatttttacatatatttttaaaaaaatattattttttatattatatacattcatatgtaagatatataattaaaatgaaaaacaaccaaaacaaaaaaattcatgccACCCTTCATCCTTTCTGGCTCTATTCCTTTAATAATATTCTCTTTGTTCTCTTTTTATCGGTTATAATTAACTAAATCTTACAtaacaaaaaatttagttattttataaaaattttataaaaaaataattattttttcaaaattaagcTGGTGTCATGAAGCAATAGCGAATACCAATGGCAAATCTAAGTTCTTGGGAGTTACAACACCAATCATACTATTCATTCTATTAAGCCTGGAATACCAACTTTGGGGtcaactcaaataaaataagcaAGCATGATGGATCACATGACCACAAAAAACAGTATAAATACATATGGGTTATCTCCATGATTTTTGCACCAAAGACTCCTGCACCTTTAGCAGTACTAGCTCTTCTTCATTACCTCACCggaaaacacaaacaaagattaaaaaatggTAGGAATTCAAGCAACTCAAAGGCCGGAGAAGCCTCTCGGTCAAGCTGCCATCCTTGCCCTCGCCACCGCCAATCCATCCAACGTGGTCGACCAAAGCACCTTCACTGACTACTACTTCCGCATGACCAAAAATGAAGATGATCTAGCTCTCAAAGAGAAGTTCAAACGTGTTTGTAAGTTCATCTTAATTACCTCTTAATTCTAAATTAATgcatgataattaataatattacgtaaacatatatatatatatatacttagaTATTAAAGTTTGAATTTACTACGTATAATTTCAGCGGCAAAAACAACAGTGAGGAAGAGGCATGTCCATCTAACTGAAGAAATACTAAAAGAAAACCCAAACATGTGTGAGTACAAGGCACCATCAATGGACGCACGGCAGGAGATTATAATCTCCGCAGTGCCAAACCTCGCCAGAGATGCTGCCGAGAAAGCACTAAGTGAATGGGGTCAACCAAGAGATGAAATCACACACATGATCTTCTGTACTATGTCCGGCTCCGACATGCCCGGAGCTGACTACAGACTACTCAAGCTCCTCAATCTCAAAACCAACATAAAACGTCTCATGTTCTACCACCTCGGCTGCTATGCCGGCGGCACTGCTCTCCGTGTTGCCAAAGACATCGCCGAGAACAACAAGAACGCCCGAGTTCTTGTTGTATGTGCAGAGCTTAATGTTGATTTTTTCCGTGGTCCTGACGTGACCGACTTCTTCAACAGCTGCGCGCAAGCTATTTTCGGTGATGGTGCAGCCGCATTGGTTATCGGAGCTGATCCGGTCATCCCGGTAGAAAAGCCTTTGTATGAAATAGTATCAGCGACGCAGGTTATACTCCCCGACAGCGAACATGCAGTCCAAGGACGTTTTAGAGAAGTTGGCTTGACAATCCATTCGACTGCACAATTACCGGATATCATAGCAAAGAACTTAGAACCAAGCTTGGTGGAAGCTTTTGAGCCTTTGGGGATCTCTGACTGGAATGAATTGTTCTGGTTGGCTCATCCAGGAGGGCCGGGAGTGCTGGATAGAGTGGCGGAAGAGCTTAGGTTGGGGCCGAACAAGCTTGATGATTCCAGACATGTGCTGAGAGAGTATGGCAACATGTCCAGTGCCactgttttgtttattttgaatgaGATGAGACACCGGTCAGTGGCGGAGAAGAAGGGGACTACCGGAGATGGGCTTGAGTTTGGAGTTCTTTATGGGTTTGGTCCTGGACTCACAGTGGAGATGGTGGTGCTCCGTAGTGTTCCTATTTGATTGATTAGGCTTTTTGCATGGGTGGACGCTTGAATTATTGGAGTctattttgtcttttatttggTCTAGTGGGGCTGGTGGTTGTGTCTTAATCAAATGGGTTTGTGCTTGCATTGATTGGTCCAagtatttgttgcttttcagTATGGTTGTCCTTGTTTTATGTTTGCTTTCCTTTCATCATGTTAGAATCAAagtatatgtttctttttcaatagAGTTGTCATCCCACTGATTTAATTTGATTCCATTGAAATCACAGTAAAACTGATACACATAACCTTATAATAATCTAGTTTTTTTAGATATCTATCAGAGTAATTTTTGTATTGGGATTATATCAGGATTAgtaccataaaaaataataaaaaataaataaattttggtttttgcaAGACCACATCTCATTTCACTGTAATTTATATGGATCTGTAAAATCACAactctttttaatataattttatgcgattaataaaattattatatgctAGCTTTCCTTCATCTTTTCTCACATGCggaatcaaaaatatataaaccatcTTTTTCCTAATATGCATATTGGTgtgttttatcttttaatttttttctagctATTATgcgtttgtgtgttttttttttgactttCAGGGGTCATTTGATCCAGTAATGGTTATtgtcacggccttcccgatcgCCCCAACGATCACTGCGCGGCgctcgtcacaccaccaaggTGCCGAGCCAGCCTCCAAGACCTGGAACCAAAAACAGTCCAAGAACTAGCAAGCAACCATGCCCTATCAATCAAACAAGGCTAGTAAACATGCAAGCACACACAAAGACATCATGAGAAGCCAAGTATAAGAGAGAAATCCGAAAACTCTCTAGTGAATGAGAAGGAATACAACCAAGGCCAAGACCTAACCAAGAGTTCATCAACCTCTCCCTTTCTAAGGGAATGAGAGCCATATTTATAGGGAAAACCAACAAGAGGCTGAGATCAACCGGATCTCAATGAGAGGCTTAGAATAAGTCACCTGTCACATCAAGACAAGCACAGTGCTATAGTGCTACAGTGCCAAGAAACACAACATTGTTCACTTGTGTGCACCCGGATCACTCTACAGTGTCAACCGATGGCACTGTACATCTAGCCAGCCCTCTCCGGTCATCCCCAAAGTGCGCCCATCCGATCACGGCAGAGCATCCATCCAGTATCCATCGGTAATGCCCTAGCAAGGCTTCTCAGAACTGGCCGAGTATCCACTCGGTGAACTCACATCCGCCACGCAGCGACCCACGCCGCCCTTCTCTGTCCAGTGCTCGCGCTCACCGTCATGCGCGATGCATCAATGGTCTCAAGAACAAGGTTCGCGGGCCAATGTGCCCACCCTCGGTCGATAACACTCCGGCCACGCCGTCCCATGCGCTGCCGCCGTCCAGCATGTCTGCG belongs to Dioscorea cayenensis subsp. rotundata cultivar TDr96_F1 chromosome 17, TDr96_F1_v2_PseudoChromosome.rev07_lg8_w22 25.fasta, whole genome shotgun sequence and includes:
- the LOC120280417 gene encoding chalcone synthase J-like, translated to MVGIQATQRPEKPLGQAAILALATANPSNVVDQSTFTDYYFRMTKNEDDLALKEKFKRVSAKTTVRKRHVHLTEEILKENPNMCEYKAPSMDARQEIIISAVPNLARDAAEKALSEWGQPRDEITHMIFCTMSGSDMPGADYRLLKLLNLKTNIKRLMFYHLGCYAGGTALRVAKDIAENNKNARVLVVCAELNVDFFRGPDVTDFFNSCAQAIFGDGAAALVIGADPVIPVEKPLYEIVSATQVILPDSEHAVQGRFREVGLTIHSTAQLPDIIAKNLEPSLVEAFEPLGISDWNELFWLAHPGGPGVLDRVAEELRLGPNKLDDSRHVLREYGNMSSATVLFILNEMRHRSVAEKKGTTGDGLEFGVLYGFGPGLTVEMVVLRSVPI